A single region of the Homo sapiens chromosome 6 genomic scaffold, GRCh38.p14 alternate locus group ALT_REF_LOCI_1 HSCHR6_MHC_APD_CTG1 genome encodes:
- the OR2J2 gene encoding olfactory receptor 2J2 (The RefSeq protein has 4 substitutions compared to this genomic sequence): MMIKKNASSEDFFILLGFSNWPQLEVVLFVVILIFYLMTLTGNLFIIILSYVDSHLHTPMYFFLSNLSFLDLCYTTSSIPQLLVNLRGPEKTISYAGCMVQLYFVLALGITECVLLVVMSYDRYVAVCRPLHYTVLMHPRFCHLLVAASWVIGFTISALHSSFTFWVPLCGHRLVDHFFCEVPALLRLSCVDTHANELTLMVMSSIFVLIPLILILTTYGAIARAVLSMQSTTGLQKVFRTCGAHLMVVSLFFIPVMCMYLQPPSENSPDQGKFIALFYTVVTPSLNPLIYTLRNKHVKGAAKRLLGWEWGK, from the coding sequence atgatgattaaaaaaaatgcaagttcGGAAGACTTCTTTATTCTACTTGGATTTTCTAATTGGCCTCAGCTGGAAGTAGTTCTCTTTGTGGTTATCTTGATCTTCTACCTGATGACACTGACAGGAAACCTGTTCATCATCATCCTGTCATACGTGGACTCCCATCTCCACACACCAATGTACTTCTTCCTTTCAAACCTCTCATTTCTGGATCTCTGCCACACCACCAGCTCTATCCCTCAGTTGCTGGTGAATCTCCGGGGCCCGGAAAAGACCATCTCGTATGCTGGTTGCATGGTTCAACTTTACTTTGTTCTTGCACTGGGAATCGCAGAGTGTGTCCTACTGGTGGTGATGTCGTATGATCGTTATGTAGCTGTGTGTAGACCTTTGCATTACACTGTCCTCATGCACCCTCGTTTCTGCCACTTGTTGGCTGCGGCTTCTTGGGTAATTGGTTTTACTATCTCAGCACTTCATTCCTCCTTTACTTTCTGGGTACCCCTTTGTGGACATCGCCTAGTGGATCACTTCTTCTGTGAAGTTCCAGCACTTCTGCGTTTATCATGTGTTGACACCCATGCAAATGAGCTGACCCTCATGGTCATGAGCTCCATTTTTGTTCTCATACCTCTCATTCTGATTCTCACTGCCTATGGTGCCATTGCCCGGGCTGTACTGAGCATGCAATCAACCACTGGGCTTCAGAAAGTGTTTAGGACATGTGGAGCCCATCTTATGGttgtatctctctttttcattCCAGTCATGTGCATGTATCTCCAGCCACCATCAGAAAATTCTCCTGATCAGGGCAAGTTCATTGCCCTCTTTTATACTGTTGTCACACCGAGTCTTAATCCTCTAATCTACACTCTCAGAAACAAGCATGTAAAAGGGGCAGCGAAGAGActattggggtgggagtgggggaagtGA